Below is a window of Desmonostoc muscorum LEGE 12446 DNA.
GGAGCTAACACTTGCTTAATGAATTCATGATCGATACACAAAAAGAGTGCAATTTCTGTGAAACAGGCTACAATCGGAAGAGTCTTTATACGAAAATCTGCCAAAAGTCTGATTGTTTGTATCGAGTGGCAAGTTTTTGATAAAGGTGAGTCTTTTTTAAGACCAGTCACTTAAAAACTATGTGTGATAGCAACACATAAGATATTTACTAAAGTGAACAAGTCAACTTTAGTAGTGACTTAAACTAAAGTAAAAAGCCCTCCTACAGAGGTGCAAAAGTGCCGAAAATATCTCTGGTAAATCTGCCAAAAAGATTATTTTCGGTTTTCAACTAGCTCGTTTAAAAGAGCATTAAACACATCTTGAGTAATTGATTCTGCAAGGAGCATGAGGAACGCGGCATGAACCAGGCTAACAACGTACTCGAAAGCATATATCAGCCTGACCTAGAAATAATGAATCAGCCTGAGCTCGAGTTAGAAGAACTCTTAATTGATGATGAAGAGGACTTGCTGATCATCGATGAAGGTGACGATGAGTTTTTAGAGCCTCAGTCTGATGAGGACGACGCAAAGTCTGGAAAAGCCGCTAAATCGCGTCGTCGGACACAAAGCAAGAAAAAGCACTACACTGAAGATTCGATTCGGCTTTACTTGCAAGAAATTGGTAGAATTCGTCTGTTGCGGGCAGATGAAGAAATCGAATTGGCGCGTAAAATAGCCGATTTACTGGAATTAGAGCGGGTACGGGAAAGACTTTCAGAACAATTAGATCGCGATCCTCGTGATAGTGAATGGGCAGAAGCCGTGCAACTACCACTACCAGCTTTTCGTTATCGCCTGCATGTTGGACGCAGAGCGAAAGACAAGATGGTGCAATCTAACTTGCGTCTTGTGGTTTCAATTGCTAAGAAGTACATGAATCGTGGTTTGTCGTTCCAAGACTTAATTCAGGAAGGCAGTCTCGGTTTGATTCGCGCTGCTGAAAAGTTTGACCACGAGAAAGGTTATAAGTTTTCTACCTACGCTACATGGTGGATTCGTCAAGCAATTACCCGGGCGATCGCCGATCAATCCCGCACTATTCGCCTTCCAGTCCACCTTTACGAAACCATTTCTCGAATTAAGAAAACTACCAAGTTGTTATCTCAAGAAATGGGTCGTAAACCCACAGAGGAAGAAATCGCTACTCGGATGGAAATGACCATTGAGAAATTGCGGTTTATTGCTAAATCTGCCCAGTTACCTATTTCATTAGAAACGCCCATCGGGAAAGAAGAAGATTCTCGGTTAGGCGATTTTATTGAATCCGATGGTGAAACGCCAGAAGATCAAGTTTCCAAAAATCTGCTGCGCGAAGACCTCGAAAAAGTTCTCGACAGTCTCAGTCCTCGTGAACGCGATGTTCTGAGACTGCGGTACGGCTTAGATGACGGTCGGATGAAGACACTTGAAGAAATTGGGCAGATTTTCAACGTCACCCGCGAACGCATTCGTCAAATTGAAGCGAAGGCACTCCGCAAGTTACGTCACCCAAATCGCAACAGCGTTCTCAAGGAATATATTCGGTAATTAAGAGTCATTTGTCAATAGTCATTGGTGAATAAACAAATGACTAGTGACAAACAAATAAAAAACCTGGTAGTGAATTAGCACTCCAGGTTTTTTTATTTATGGGTCATCTTACATATTAAAATTTATACCAATTTGAAAAAGGAATGCACAGATGAATTTACAGAACTCTTTCCAAGAAAGAAATTCTCAATCCAAAATCCAAATTGGTATTAGAGGATACCCCAGAAGTGTAGAAAACCTTGACCAGAAAAAACTTCGACTAGTAATGCTGCTAAAAAGCCAATCATTGCCAAGCGACCGTTCCAAATTTCTGCTTGTGGAGTAAAGCCCCAACGCCAAGCGTTACGATCTTCAACTACGGGAGTAGTAACTTTTGTTGTGGTTGCATTTGTCATGGTTGGTACTCCAAACTTTATTTTTAAGCTTTATTGCCTTACGTAAACTAATATAACAAATATTTTCATAAAGGCAACAATTTTTGTATTTTTGTTGCGATACCTTGACATAAAGAATAACATCTATTTAGACCCATAAAAACATCGCTCTTCAGGTAGATTTACTGAAGTGGAAGAAATGTTGGGGAGACTTTTATCGGTTATCAAAATACTAATTTATTCAAACCTGAGATTAAAAATCTACATCCCAAAGACGCGATAAATCGCCGTCTCTACAAAAGATTGATTCTTGTAGACGGCGATTTATCGCGTCTCTTACCGCAAATTGAACATCACCCTAATTAAGCTCGGACTTCGGCGACGGTGATAATTTTTTCATCCCGGCTGAGTTGGAGGATGCTTTCACCTTTGACATCTCTGCTTAAAATAGGCACTGTTTCTATAGGTATCCGTACTACCCGGTCTTTGTTTGTCACTAGGGCTACCTCGCTAGAGGCGATCGCCTTGACCATACCAGCTAAGTTGTCAGTTTTGCTGGCAAATTTCAGCGCTTGTGTGCCTAAATCGCCTCGATTAGCCGCTCTTAATTGACTCGCAACCATCCGCTTAGCATGTCCTTCTTGAGTAACTAGCAATAGCTGGTCATCTTTGCCGACAGTGACACAGCCAACCATTTGCTGATTTCTCAAGAGTCGAAATGCTTGTAAACCCATTGCTGTGCGACCCATAATTGGTAGTTGTTCGTCATTAACCACGAACCGCAATACTCGCCCACCAGAACTAGCTAAAATTAGATGTTCCCCTGGAATAGTGAACTGGGTAAATGACAATTGATCGTCATCTTTGAGCTTCAAAATCGTGATTCCGCGACGAGTTAAATTAGTAAATTCTTCCAAAGACAGACGCTTAATTCTTCCCTGTTTTGTCAAGAGAACCATTTGGCTAGCTTCCAGATTTTCCGGGAGTAAAAACCGGCTAACCACATCTTCTTGAGCGCCTTGGGCAGTATTGCTGAGGGTGGTAATCAGTGGTGTTCCCCGTGGAGAACGTCCAGTGGTTGGGGGAATCTCTCCCACCTTCACAGGGTAGACTTTGCCACCACTGGTGAGGATTAGCAAATCTTTGTCTGTATCTGTCAATACAGTTTGAATAATAAAATCATGGTCGTGCAGACCATTTTCAATTTTCGACTTTTTCCCTGATGTCTGAATGCGGCGGACATAACCCCGTTGGGTAAACTCTAAAATTGCTTCCTGTGCAGGTTCTTCTAATTTTGGATTTTGGATTTTGGATTTTGGATTGTCTTCATCATCCTCTGCTCCTCTGCTCCTCTGCTCCTCTGCTCCTCTGCTCCTCTGCTCCTCTAGTATTTTTGTCCGTCGGGCATCGTTGTATTTGCGTTTGAGCGATCGCAAGTCTTTTTTCAGCGCCTTGAGTAATTCGTGGCGATCGTTCAGTAATCTTTGTAATAAATCAATTTGCTCGCTGAGTTGTTCAAATTCCTGCTGTAAGTTTTGCTGCTCTAAACTGGTGAGGCGGCGCAACGGCATCGCCAGAATTGCATCTCCTTGTATCTCACTTAAATCTAGTCGGCTGCAAAGGTTGATTTTTGCCGTACTACCATCAGCAGCTTGACGCAAAATTTCAATTACTTCATCCAAATTAGACAAAGCTTTCAGCAAACCTTCCACCAAATGCGATCGACTTTGAGCTTTCCCCAACTCGTAACTGTAGCGACGGTTGAGGGTTTGTTCTCGGAAACTCAAAAACTCTTGCAAAAGTTGCCGCAAACTCAACTGGCGGGGTTGTCCATCGACTATTGCCAAGAGAATTGCCCCAAAGGTAGTTTGTAAAGCAGTTTGGTGATATAAATTTTGCAGAACTTCTTGGGGATTTGTGTCGCGTTTGAGTTCAATTACCACCCGCATACCTTCGCGATCGCTTTCATCCCGGAGATCGGAAATTCCCTGCAAGCGACCTTGATTTACTAAGTCCGCTACTTTTTCAATCCAGCCTGCCTTATTCACTTGATAGGGCAATTCTGTGATAATAATTGCCGTTCGCCGCTTGCTTCCCCTGGTAGCTGGAATTTCCTCCAACGTCGCCAGTCCCCGCAGCACAACTCCACCCTTACCTGTGGTGTAAGCTTCCCGAATTCCCGCCTTACCAACTATTTCTCCACCAGTGGGAAAGTCCGGCCCTGGAATTAGCTCGAATAACTTTTCATCTGATAAATCTGGGGTGTCGATTAAGGCAATCAACCCATCAACTACTTCCCCCAAATTGTGTGGTGGAATATTCGTCGCCATTCCCACAGCAATACCAGAACAGCCATTGAGCAACAAAAATGGCAACTGAGCAGGTAATACCGTTGGCTCTTGTTGGGAATTATCGAAATTACCGACAAATTCCACCGTTTCTTCACCAATTTCGGTGAGCATTCCTTCATGGCCGATAGGTGCCAGCCGCGTTTCAGTGTAGCGCATTGCCGCTGGAGGGTCATTATCGACGCTGCCAAAGTTACCATGTCCTGCAAGTAAAGGATAGCGGCTAGAAAATTCCTGCACCAGCCTAACTAATGCATCGTAAACCGCTTGATCCCCGTGGGGATGGTATTTACCCAGTACATCACCCACTACACGGGCACATTTGCGATAAGGTCTATCTGGTACCAAACCGAGTTCGTGCATTGCATAAAGAATGCGGCGATGCACTGGTTTCAAGCCATCACGCACGTCTGGTAGCGCTCGCCCGACAATCACGCTCATGGCATATTCTAAGTAAGACCGTTGCATCTCGGTGTGCAGGGCTGTTGTAATGACCTGTCCCGTTGAGAGAAGGTTTAACTGTTTTGCCATGAGTTTTTTCCCTGAAATTTAACTACACAAAAAACGACGAAACTCAATACTCCAGCAACCACAGCATAACGGATGAAATGGGATTCCTGACAAAATTTTGATAGTCACAGAATAAAAAGCAGTAGTATCATCCTTGATGACGAGGCTGTAAATTGACTATTAAAAAGAAGGCAGACGACTATAATCTACATACATTTAGTAGCCAGCATATTTACCATGATTGCATTTCTTAATTTGAAATTTTGGCCAAAATCTCAGCCGCTTGCGGTGATGGCTGCGCCAGCAAACAGACTCCACTTGCAAGGGCTATGGGAACCCCAAAGGCAAACAAGCCAGAATACTCACACAACACAGTGGCTCAACTTTCCAACAGGAATTTTGAATTTTGCCGAAAGTTTGTAGCTTGCTGAGTTCAGAAGTTCTACTATAGTCGCCGCTGGGCATAGCAAGATCCCAAAGATTACAGTTAGCGCTTAAAACCGTCCAAGACCAATTTTTGAATCCCTCCACCTCTATAAGTAAAATTCTCATGAAAACCGTTTTAATTGTCGAAGACGATCTAATTAATGCTCGTGTTTTTTCCAAGATTTTGTCCAAGCGCGGCGGCTTGGGTGTGAAACATACTGAAAATGTGGAAGAAGTAATAAAAATTGCCCAATCAGGAGAAGCAGACTTGATTTTGATGGACGTTTCTCTCTCAAGAAGTGTTTATCAAGGCAAGTCAGTTGATGGCATAAAAATTACACAAATGTTAAAAGCAGACCCAAAAACAGCAAACTTACCCGTCATCCTGGTGACAGCGCACGCTATGGAAGGCGATCGCGAGAACTTTCTCAAGCAAAGCGGTGCTGATGGCTACATTTCTAAACCAGTTGTTGACCATCAACAATTTGTTGATCAAATCATCACACTTCTACCCGCAGACAACCCCTGAAAAATCACGACTGATTTCCGGAATACTCGCCCAACAATGTTTTTGACCGACTAGTACCGCTTCCTTGGAAGTCAAAAGTCAAAAGTCAAAAGACTTATAGTTTAGGCTTTTTCACTGTTTGGAATGGTAGCTTTATTTCCGCCGTGCTGTACTAGTTCCTATCTTTAGTTAAGTATATATGTACTATAAAGAGGTACTGTTCGGCAAGTAGTAATAGGAGTTGGGCATTGGGGACTGGGGACTGGGTAGCCGTCAGTGCTGTACATGGATAGCGGGGCGTTTAGCCCGTGAGGAGTTAAGAGTTATTCTCCCCCTGCCTCCCCTGCCTCCCCTGCCTCCCCTGCCTCCCCTGCCTCCCCTGCCTCCCCACTCCTATTGAGTAGGTCTTTGTTCAGAAACTGATGATGAATTTCCGCCTTGTAGGGCTGCTTGAATACGAGGTAATTCTAGGAATTTTTTCGTATCAGATAGTAGGCGATCGCCCCAGAGATTTTCTTTGAGAAAATCCAAGCTACCATAGCGCGGATCGATGCGGAGTGCGGCTTCTCCCAAGCTCAGTCCTTGTTGGCGATCGCCTTTAGTATATAGCGCCACTCCCAAAGCCAGTAAAGGTTCTGCGGCTTGTTTATCAATGGTGACAGCCGATTGCCATTGCTTAATTGCTCCTGGGATATCACCTTGTTCGTAGTTGATTAAGCCGATATTGTTGATCGCCGGCCAGAATTTTTTATCTTGAGTCACAGCTTGATTGTACTGGGCGATCGCATCTGGCAATCGACCTAGCAGAAAGTAAGCATTACCCAAATCAAACAATCCTTCTGGGTCATTGGGTTTTAACTTCAAACCCTCTTGGTAATTGACAACAGCTTCTTGGTACTTTTTCTGTTGAAAATTAGCTGACCCTAGAGCAAATAGAATATCACCATTTTTGGGGTTGAGAGATTGGGCTTTTTTTAAGGTAGCGATCGCTCCGTCAAACTCTTTGGTTTGTAACTGCAATCCACCTAAGAGCAACCATACTTTATCATTGTTAGGAGCCAGTTGCGTAGCCAACCGCGCTCGTGGCAAAGCTAACTCAACCTGTTGAAATTGAGCTAGTTGAGCCGCCTCCTGCGCCAGAGTCAACCCCTGCTTTTCTAACTTTGCTGCATCTAGTTGCAGTGTATGGGGTATTAATGCCTGCGCGTTAGCGGCTTTTGGTACACTCCATAAACTACAGACAACCAGAAGAAAAATCAAATAAAAATGTTTAGGCACAATACCGCCTCTAAGCCACTTATCAAAGAATCTTTCAGCTAGCTTAAACGATCTCCGCTGTTGGCGGCAGTAAAATCTTGGGGATTGGGGATTGGGGATTGGGGATTGGGGATTGGGGATTGGGGATTGGGGATTGGGGATTGGGGATTGGGGATTGGGGATTGGGCATGAGTCAATAATCAATAGTTCTTCTTCCCCTGCAACGTCAGCTTCCATGCCCCATGCCCTATGCTCCATGCCCAATGCCCATTCCCCATGACAAAAACTGATGACTTTGGTCATACACCAGTCTGGAATTACTTATGACTTTGGTCATACATCGGTTTAGACGTTTTGATCAATAATTATTATGTATGAATTTATACGATGAGGTAAATATTAGAAATTTTACAGTGGATTTCAGCTTGGTGAAGTAGACAACTTGGGTTTGGTAGCCAGACATCAAGCCTGTTTTATTTCCCAAGTCTAAATTCTGAATTCTGAATTCTGAATTCTGATTTCTGATTTCTAAAATTGTTGAATCAAAACTGAAGCGCAAAGGAGTCAATATTTATGTTTAAACAAAACTGTGCGTCTATAGTCTTAGCTGCTGCCACGATGGTTGTTCCTACTCTCTTGAGTGCGCCTGCAAATGCTCAAACCCAAGTCTACGTTGTTGCTGAGGGCGATCGAGATTGGAACCGTGATGGCAGATCCAATCCTGTACAAGTCAGAACCCGCTCAAACTCGGATAATTGGAACCGTGACGGCAGACCTAATCCTAGAGAAGTCAGAAATCGCCGAAACTCGGACAATTGGAACCGTGACGGCAGACGTAATCCTAGAGAAGTCAGAAACCGCCAAACCTGGGACGATTGGAACCGGGACGGCAGACCTAATCCTAGAGAAGTTAGAAATCGCCAAAACTGGGACGATTGGAACCGGGACGGCAGACCTAATCCTAGAGAAGTCAGAAATCGCCGAAACTCGGACAATTGGAACCGGGACAACCAACCCTATACCAGAATCATCAGACTTGGTAATGGTGACATCAGATACCCCAATGGACAAATTATTCCTTCTAGGAGCATAGTCAGACTACGTAATCAAGGTTACTTTAGACTTCCCAATGGGGATATTCTTCTTCCCAGTCAGGAAATTGTTCCTGCTAGAAGGTTAGTTCGAGTGCGTGATGGTTATTTCAGACTTCCTGATGGACTGGTAGTGCAAATCAACCTTTAAAACACTAAAAACTCAAAATCATTGTCAGTATGGAGCTACCAGGCTATAGTTTTAGCCGTGAAGAACAGCTCGGTAGCCATTCTTTCTATACTCAAAATGAATATGAAAATTAATACACAAGACTCTGTAGATTCACCAGTTTTGGTTCCAGAGGCAAAGAAAAAACAGGGCAAGAAAAATTGGCTCTCTTGGCTACTCGTCCTTGCCTTGTTGGGTGGAATTGGCTATGCAGTTTATTACCAAGTAGCTGTTGTTCCACGTCAAGAAGCTAGACGCCGCGTACTAACAAGGCCTGTACAAAGACAAAATTTAGTAATCAAAGTTTCAGCTAACGGAGAGGTGAAGCCTGAGCGATCAATCAACCTCAGCCCAAAAAATTCAGGCATACTGAAAACACTACTGGCGAAAGAAGGAGATATCGTCAAACAAGGGCAGATTTTAGCTTACATGGATGATTCCAACCTGCGGGGTCAACTCACTTCTGCTCGGGGACAATTGGCACAAGCCCAAGCGAATCTGCAAAAAGCACAGGCAGGCAATCGGCCTCAAGATATTGCCCAAGCACAGGCACAACTTGATGAAGCCCAAGCGAATCTTGAAAAGGTACAAGCAGGCAATCGCTCTCAAGATATTGCCCAAGCACAGGCACGTTTACAAAGCGCTCAAGCAAACTTGAGCAAAGCCGAAGATGATTTTCAGCGCAATCAACAACTTTACAATGCACGGGGTATTTCTCTTCAGGCCCTAAATCAAAGCCGCGCCGACAAGGATAGCGCCCAAGGTGCTGTCAATGAAGCACAGCAAGCACTAGCTCTGCAAAAAGCTGGATCGCGCCCAGAAGACATCGAACAAGCACGAGCTGTGGTCAAGCAAAGACAACAAGCTTTGGCACTCCTCAAAGCCGGAACCCGCCAAGAAGATATAGACGTAGCCCGCGCCCAGGTGACATCTGCTCAGGGTTCACTGCAAAACATCCAAGCCGAAATCAATGACACGATTATTCGTGCCCCTTTTGATGGCGTGGTGACGAAAAAGTATGCCGATCCCGGCGCTTTCGTAACTCCCACAACTGCTAGTAGTGAGATATCTTCTGCTACTTCTTCTTCAATCTTGGCTCTGGCTTCCACAAATGAAGTTGTCGCCAATTTAGCAGAAACCAATATTTCCAAAATTAGCCTTGGTCAAAAAGTTACCATTCAGGCAGATGCCTACCCAGGAAAAACCTTTGAAGGAAAAGTCAGGCAAATTGCTGCCCAATCCGTAGTAGAGCAAAACGTTACCAGTTTTGAAGTCAGAGTGTCACTTTCAGATCCTGAAAGGGTACTACGGTCTGGGATGAATGTGGAAGCAGATTTTCAAGTTGGTGAAGTGAAAAATGCCCTGGTGGTGCCAACAGCCTCGGTGGTGCGTCAAGAGAATGCTACAGGTGTGTTTGTACCAGGAAACAATAACAGACCTGTGTTCACTCCCATTGAGACAGGGGTCACCGCAAATAACTTTACTGAAGTTAAGTCTGGGTTAACAGGAAACGAAAGGGTGTTGCTCAGTTTCCCACCAGGATCGCGTCCCCAATCAACACCACGAGGAGGAGTTTTTCCAGGCCTCGGAGGTGGCGGTGGTGGTGGCGGTGGAAGAGGAGGTCGTGGTGGTGGTGGTGGTTCCCCTTAAAGAGAGTTTTAAATACAACGTTATGTTTAAGATATTTAAGGGTTTTTACAAAGCTAAGAATAGCCGCACAGTGCCGCTGTTGGAAATATTGTCAATGGCGGTAGAAACGCTGTGGAGTAATAAATTACGCACAGGATTAACTATGTTGGGCGTAATTATTGGCATTTCCTCAGTAATTGCCATTACCTCAGTTGGTCAAGGGGTGCAAAAGGGAGTTGAACAACAGATCCAAGCATTGGGCACAGATGTGCTGCAAATTTTAGCTGGTGCAGCCAGAAGCGGGAATGTCCGTCAAGGAGTAGGTTCTAGCAGCACGTTGACCTGGGAAGACGCCAAAGCGATCGCCACACAAGCCCCATCAGTTCAACTTGTTTCTGCCTACCTACAACGAAGTGCCCAAGTTGTCTATGCAGGACAGAACACTTCAACAACAATTTATGGTACAGATTTAAACTACCCAGAAGTCAGAAATACCCACCCCCAGCAGGGGAGATATTTTACTGAAGAAGAACTAAATGGCGCCGCCCAAGTTGCCATTCTTGGCCCTACAGTCCAACGCACACTTTTTGGACAGAGTGGCAATGTTATAGGCGAGAGAATTCGGATTCAGGGAGAAGCTTACGAAG
It encodes the following:
- a CDS encoding efflux RND transporter periplasmic adaptor subunit, whose protein sequence is MKINTQDSVDSPVLVPEAKKKQGKKNWLSWLLVLALLGGIGYAVYYQVAVVPRQEARRRVLTRPVQRQNLVIKVSANGEVKPERSINLSPKNSGILKTLLAKEGDIVKQGQILAYMDDSNLRGQLTSARGQLAQAQANLQKAQAGNRPQDIAQAQAQLDEAQANLEKVQAGNRSQDIAQAQARLQSAQANLSKAEDDFQRNQQLYNARGISLQALNQSRADKDSAQGAVNEAQQALALQKAGSRPEDIEQARAVVKQRQQALALLKAGTRQEDIDVARAQVTSAQGSLQNIQAEINDTIIRAPFDGVVTKKYADPGAFVTPTTASSEISSATSSSILALASTNEVVANLAETNISKISLGQKVTIQADAYPGKTFEGKVRQIAAQSVVEQNVTSFEVRVSLSDPERVLRSGMNVEADFQVGEVKNALVVPTASVVRQENATGVFVPGNNNRPVFTPIETGVTANNFTEVKSGLTGNERVLLSFPPGSRPQSTPRGGVFPGLGGGGGGGGGRGGRGGGGGSP
- the rpoD gene encoding RNA polymerase sigma factor RpoD; the encoded protein is MNQANNVLESIYQPDLEIMNQPELELEELLIDDEEDLLIIDEGDDEFLEPQSDEDDAKSGKAAKSRRRTQSKKKHYTEDSIRLYLQEIGRIRLLRADEEIELARKIADLLELERVRERLSEQLDRDPRDSEWAEAVQLPLPAFRYRLHVGRRAKDKMVQSNLRLVVSIAKKYMNRGLSFQDLIQEGSLGLIRAAEKFDHEKGYKFSTYATWWIRQAITRAIADQSRTIRLPVHLYETISRIKKTTKLLSQEMGRKPTEEEIATRMEMTIEKLRFIAKSAQLPISLETPIGKEEDSRLGDFIESDGETPEDQVSKNLLREDLEKVLDSLSPRERDVLRLRYGLDDGRMKTLEEIGQIFNVTRERIRQIEAKALRKLRHPNRNSVLKEYIR
- a CDS encoding tetratricopeptide repeat protein — protein: MPKHFYLIFLLVVCSLWSVPKAANAQALIPHTLQLDAAKLEKQGLTLAQEAAQLAQFQQVELALPRARLATQLAPNNDKVWLLLGGLQLQTKEFDGAIATLKKAQSLNPKNGDILFALGSANFQQKKYQEAVVNYQEGLKLKPNDPEGLFDLGNAYFLLGRLPDAIAQYNQAVTQDKKFWPAINNIGLINYEQGDIPGAIKQWQSAVTIDKQAAEPLLALGVALYTKGDRQQGLSLGEAALRIDPRYGSLDFLKENLWGDRLLSDTKKFLELPRIQAALQGGNSSSVSEQRPTQ
- a CDS encoding chlorophyll a/b-binding protein, yielding MTNATTTKVTTPVVEDRNAWRWGFTPQAEIWNGRLAMIGFLAALLVEVFSGQGFLHFWGIL
- the gyrA gene encoding DNA gyrase subunit A, whose amino-acid sequence is MAKQLNLLSTGQVITTALHTEMQRSYLEYAMSVIVGRALPDVRDGLKPVHRRILYAMHELGLVPDRPYRKCARVVGDVLGKYHPHGDQAVYDALVRLVQEFSSRYPLLAGHGNFGSVDNDPPAAMRYTETRLAPIGHEGMLTEIGEETVEFVGNFDNSQQEPTVLPAQLPFLLLNGCSGIAVGMATNIPPHNLGEVVDGLIALIDTPDLSDEKLFELIPGPDFPTGGEIVGKAGIREAYTTGKGGVVLRGLATLEEIPATRGSKRRTAIIITELPYQVNKAGWIEKVADLVNQGRLQGISDLRDESDREGMRVVIELKRDTNPQEVLQNLYHQTALQTTFGAILLAIVDGQPRQLSLRQLLQEFLSFREQTLNRRYSYELGKAQSRSHLVEGLLKALSNLDEVIEILRQAADGSTAKINLCSRLDLSEIQGDAILAMPLRRLTSLEQQNLQQEFEQLSEQIDLLQRLLNDRHELLKALKKDLRSLKRKYNDARRTKILEEQRSRGAEEQRSRGAEDDEDNPKSKIQNPKLEEPAQEAILEFTQRGYVRRIQTSGKKSKIENGLHDHDFIIQTVLTDTDKDLLILTSGGKVYPVKVGEIPPTTGRSPRGTPLITTLSNTAQGAQEDVVSRFLLPENLEASQMVLLTKQGRIKRLSLEEFTNLTRRGITILKLKDDDQLSFTQFTIPGEHLILASSGGRVLRFVVNDEQLPIMGRTAMGLQAFRLLRNQQMVGCVTVGKDDQLLLVTQEGHAKRMVASQLRAANRGDLGTQALKFASKTDNLAGMVKAIASSEVALVTNKDRVVRIPIETVPILSRDVKGESILQLSRDEKIITVAEVRA
- a CDS encoding response regulator, whose amino-acid sequence is MKTVLIVEDDLINARVFSKILSKRGGLGVKHTENVEEVIKIAQSGEADLILMDVSLSRSVYQGKSVDGIKITQMLKADPKTANLPVILVTAHAMEGDRENFLKQSGADGYISKPVVDHQQFVDQIITLLPADNP